In the Andrena cerasifolii isolate SP2316 chromosome 3, iyAndCera1_principal, whole genome shotgun sequence genome, TGCAATCGATCGATCAGCTGCTGGAGGAATCTCGCACTTCTGCGTATACCTAACGTTGTCCAGGAGCTTGCATCGGGCAGTAGTAGACTCGACAACGTGCAGTGCCTTCGTTCAGAAAAGTGGTTGCGccgaatattttattcattgccCCTCCTCTTCGTACTTTCGACTTTATATATTTCCGACGGCTTCGCGTTGCCGCGTCATTTGTGTTTTCGTTCGTCCTCGCTAAGCGGTGCCGCGTTTAAACTcgcttatatttaaaaagcttTTACTTGGACTATAATTTCCTTCCTATATCTATACGCAACTTTCAGAGGCGCGTCACCGAGGAGTTTCAAAGTTTTCCCAGGTCGGCGGGATACATATGTAGGTACGTTCCGCTAAGAAACTTTCTCGCTACTAATTGTAGAAACTTGTTCCACCGGAGGTGAGAGTTAAAGCCCGAGGTGGAAGTCGTCGAGACATCGGGAAATCGAGAGCTTTTCTCGCGGTTGGTCCCAGGAGTGATTTTAATTTCGCGCGTACCTATGTATAGGAAACTGGAGTCGCCGCCAGCAGGGAACGAAGTGAAAATGAACGCACGGTTCGCAAGGAAACGCCGAGTTCTGCTATGCACCACACATttgtattttacttaattttaaaCAGCCCGAATATGACACAGTTACAGTTATTTACTGAACAATTCCATTGTTCAGAAGCGATTCGCCGaattttatcaaaaacttcAGAACTAGTCGTGGAGTTACTGGTTCGTGGAAGAGACCTATCATAAGCGGTAGCACTTGCCGGAAGAACTAAAAACATAGGAAATTTAGTTAACTATTACCCTGGTATCCTACTCCTTTTATATAAATTGCGTTATACAATGGTTAAAACATCTCGATATGATATTGTACCGAGTAGCAATAATTTACACTTACGTCGTCGGACTGAGCACTGGCCGATGGTGACAGATCGCGGTCGGGTGTTTTAACTTGTACTGCGGCTGCTTCGACGTCCACCAGCTGTTCCATTGCGTTGTCAGATTGTAGTTACCACCACAGACGACAGGTGAGATAAACAGAAAATTACGGTAGAGGATATGTGTCGCGCAAACTGTACTTGTGAAAACAACTCGAATGCAAAACATTGGGAGGGTAGGAAAAATAGCATTGCTTTTTTCTCACATGCCCAGGTGTTAgataatcaatttaatacagtggCTGTAGGATCCTTACCGACGCGAAGCAGAAAACTGCGCAGAATAGAACGGCGAGCACAatgcttcgttggttcattttctttttattttacttaggtACTGTCGTCGCGAGTTCGAAGCTAGTTGTTCCGACTGCAGAAATTTACGGCGCTTTTATACAACCTACGTTATCTTCTTGCACCATTATCGCTGAAATTTCGCCCATCGCGGGGCAAGATGACTCATAGTAGGGATTCATTACTGCAAAAGAAATAGGGAAAGACATTTATCCATTGGAAGTTATATAATCGTCTAATAGCATCGTTGAGAACGCTTGTTACATTtcggcgacgcacagtggtgggACGCATAGAGGAGAAGTGGAAAACACTCATAACTTCAGCATTTTTACATACGTAGAAAAGTTAGCTCGCAGCAGTTGAGGATTAGGCGGCGAACGAGCACGTACACGTGACCAAATGTCTTTAGTAATAAACCTGAAATAAACCGTGACCCGCAATCAAGCCGTAAATTATAGGATTTATTAATTTCGATATAAGATGAAAGAAATCTTTAAAGCTATAAATAAAAACACTGTTTTATAGTTTATACTTGTTGCTTTCGTGTCACGAGAGCCTTCACAGGTATTACTAACGATTCTTTTTATTGCGTGGCTTCGAGTTTCCTTTTATGAATATCACATGATTTGCAATATACACATTTGACATGGTGATAAATCGTTTTGTTGGAATGCATTCCTATGAGAGTAACAATTTTCTACAAGCACGAAAATCATTCGAAACGCGCAGCGAAGAGCCCCGAATCTACTCGGGAGTCCTGCGGTACCCCCCGAAATTTCATGCGTTCTCacactttaaacattaatatcagCTAAAGTTGCAAGAAGTAGCAGCTGATTTTTGCAGGACAGTTATGTGATGGTATCTACTTTCAAAATATATCATCAAGAGAACGTAGGAACGCGTAGCTTTTTTTGTAGGCCTACAAGAAAGCAGTTACAACCTCAAATTATACGTACCTTTCTTTAAGGctcgaaaacatgatttcggttgtatatttttgaaaagtatttaCGTCATGCATAAGCTGATACTATACACGTTTATAATACGTAAAATATTTGATTAGAAATGTCcctaaaattgaaagaaaaatgtctAAACTTTGGTTAGAAATCTCTCAGAATCCCGCTAGAATACGAAAGGTCTACTTCAGATGCATTTTCTTCcgtattaaagagaaaaacatatatccATTATCATAGCAAGATACATTGATTCATTGGCtaccagaaaataataatcgataccTAAAAATCCGACTTTCGTAATTTAGGGTTTTTTTTCCACGttccgaccactgtgcgacgctgtCGTAGATGAATGTATGTCAAGGTAAATGTACGGAACGTAGCGTAGAAAATCTTAAACGGAGTATAAACTCGTCCCAATTGCAAGCGCATTTTTCTCAATAACAGTAGAAAGTAATGCAATCGtacattaatttttattctgatTTGGGATCATTTTCCTATGAGCCTATCTAAACATATCTAGAGTTGTAAATGCGCCTCGTGTTATCTTGGCTTCAACATATGTATTCAGTCCATTTTACAGCAACGTACCTACGCTTTACTGCTGTAATAGTTAGGTCACAGCTTCTAAACTATAATTGGGGGCAGtcagagcaacaacggactaggtgttactttcatgacgccgtcaCGTTTGTCCCCACCCTCCCCtatattattactactaactcaatttcgaaaaaaaatgttggttagtccgttgttgcccTAACTGCCTCAATTTCGACAGCGCGTCCTGTACGCAACTGCATtaaagtttttttcagaagtaaGTAGACGTACTGCGCAGTTCCAGCGGGGTGGAAAGTAGTGCAGCATCCTCTCTGAATGCATGAGAATGGCGAGGAGCATCTGACCGATGAAAAGGAAAGCGTACCGTTCCTTCTTATTGTTAGATAGAAGAAGTAACGCGACATCGGACGGAGACAAGGAGGATGCATCGTCGCGTTGCAGCCAGCCCCGGAGTAATTATCGCGAGATAATTGGATTACCTTTGGAAGCTGGAGCGTACCGAGGGAAGGTATTGGGCGTAAGTGGCGTAGCGATTCGCGCTGAATCCGTAATGAGAGCGAGCTGAAATCTCGAAACTCTGATAATAAGGAATGCCCGGGCGAGTTGCGAGCGAAAACAAACCACCGGTAACGATCGAAGTTTGTCGCGAGCCCACTCGAGGTAATGGCGAGTGGTTAGATGGGCGCGTGGTCAAACGTTCGCCAACCCTCTGGATTACATCGAAATCCGAACTGTATAGAGAGCAAATTGTCGAAGCGAACGCGACATTCGCCTCCGTCAAACTTCCTCGCAGCCTCGCGCGAAAACGGGAAATCCTTTGGGCTCCCTCTGATTGTTTCCATCTTAACTTCTGACCTCCTCCCATCCCCCCACTGATCTTCGTAATTTCTCCGCAACCTACTGCAGAGGTAAACTACTTCCAGAGCACGCTATCAAGAATAATCCGATTTTCCCTTCAGATTAGAGAACATCCCAGCGAGCATTTGCGACGGCCATTCATCTCGGTAGGTGATCACCGCTGGAACGGAGATGCTAACAGAGGGAAAAAAGTGGATGAATTTGATGAGAAGGTGAGGAAACGGTTGCATCCATGCGGCCTTGCACGCATCATCAAGTatgtacacatacatatatacgtatgtacgtcGAACCGAGTTCAGCGTGATAAGGTGGCTGCAGTATTTTAGGAATTTCAATACGCTACTCGTCTCTTAAAATGCAAAGTTTTACTCCGCCCTGTCATCCGACTTTGCCATGTTTCCGCTACGGTTTGCATACCTGCATTTTGTATTTATAGTGTTTCTCGGTGGGAAACGCGTTCCAGCACAGTTTTACTCGTACGTCTCCACGCTCCTGCGTATTGGAAAGCGAGGCGTGTACTAGAAGCCTGTCTGCAACGATCTTCTAAAGCTTATCGTTCTCGAGGTATCTACTGTGGCTCTATTCGcgaatgcctttaaatttcaaaaaagaacGAGTGACGCGAAGTTCAACGTGTAAATGAGAACGATCGAATAATTAATCAACGTAATAGGAGCGCGCGGAGCGAGCATATTTAACGGGTGAGTAGTACCTTCTTTCAAAGTTTTACAGCTTAATTTGCGTTCGCCACGGGAAACAGAGATAATAAGAATAATGTTCGGTGATTATAGAGTCGGCCGTGATATCGCTTTGTTACCGTCCCGCAGGGCTGGCATGAAAACCCTCGACGGCTAGACTCGCAGGTGCCTTACTTGTAACGAAACATGCTCCGCAGGACTTAAAGCTCTGTGGTATTTCTATAAGAAAGAACTTAAAGGGCCGAGGGCATGGTGCACAAAGCAAAGAGGACCGGGGACACATAGCTATTAGAGGACTTgtgagaaatgtttatttgaaaCGCATATTCATCCCCCTACTTGTTTCTCCTTCACCCTTCCCGCTTCTCTCGAACCATTACGCCCATTATGATACGGGATACATTCGACTCTTATTTCCACGACTTCGGCTTGGTGAAATTTAAAGGGATTTGTCAATGTACCCGCGACCTACTCGTTACAATTCAAGCTTCGTGTTTAAGCATTTAAGGGAAGGTCGCCCTGTTTCTATCCAAAGTTAAAACGTTTCTAACCGCGATTTACGATCGTTGTTGATACTGGCGGGAAATTTGCATAACGACTTCTCTTGGAAACGGCCGGGGCCGAATCGGAAGATGCAGCTTCGCGTTCAAGCGAAGcattatgtatacatatatgtatgagACGCATGCTAATAAGTATGCCGTTGCACCGTGCGATATTTACATCGGTGTTTCGCGAAATTTATCAACGCGTTCCTGAACTGTTTCTGGTTCAATTGTTTTTCAAAGCTCTCGCCTCGAAAGCTATCCACTGTTTGGAAAGTTCACCGCAGACTTGCAACGAACCATTCTCTGTCCCGACCGTTGTAATTCAAAGTAGTGTGAAATAACGTACTCCGTAAACGTAAAGCTTTCGGCGCGAAGCAACTGAGTAATCGTTGGCCAAGTCTTTTTAACTGGAACTCTGAAACTCTGTTGGTTAGCTGAATTCGTACCGTAAAGACTAAAGAGCCATCAGTAACCGCCTGGAAGCGTGGTGTGGTTTAATTGCACGGCTTCTTACGCAGGCAATGGCTTACTGTTTATTTTTAATGGCCGGTAGCTTTAacgagaaataattttcatacgAATTCGGGGACCGTGAAAGTTGCAGCTAAATTGAGCTTTTTCAGGCCGTTTCTCAACTCCTTTCATGCCAACAAGAATTTACTTCCGGCGTATACACTTACACTTCCGCtccctgtttcgagaaaaaaaaatgaagaagcaCCAGCAGCCCTGCCGCACATAGGTAGAATAGTCTACTCTGCCTTGGACCATTATTTCCATACCTTTGTTGCCTTTTTTATCCGCATCCCCGCCGTGAAAATCCCACGCAGTACCCTGCCGTTGCACGCGTGCTTTCTGTTCACCGCTACGTGTTCCTTTCTCTTCTTCTCGTTCTGAGTTCATTTTCTTCGCGCTTTTTCCAATAGCGGATGCACCGAGCACGCATCCAGCATCGATGACTTTTGCTTACTTTTGTCGCAACAGATTCAGAGCTAGGAGAAGCATTCGATGGTACTctgtatacagggtcagcgttttatcatgcaacccgcgctcgcgcgaacttgtaaaatgggaATAATttctcctcatttttcggcgtaaattgcattccgatatcttttatagttaaaaaattatacgaaagagGCCCcaaatttgtcaaattttttaGGTATTTTACCtagcattttccgaaagtactatcttttctgaataaaatgccgcttggtttacagtaaaattcgctaaattgtagatttggcagctagaaacgtgaagcggcaacctatagcgtcgcctttgcccagaaactttaaacgcgtttttcccgaatatttttttgtcttcattttttcctgactgcgaacgaattgaggttcagatcgacttggaaaaaattacaggatgtgtaaaacacgtgccatttcggggcaaacctcttgcagtgtccgtaaaaattcgagatttccataaaaaaaattaagaagtcaccaaatttttttaacccaaaccatcattgtttgtgcgctgcACAAATCCGGCGacttcctaatttttttatgaaaatctcgtatttttacggacactataagaggtttgccccgaaatggcacatgttttacacgtcctgaaattttttccaagtctatctgaacctcaattcgttcgcagtcaggaaaaaatgaagagaacaaaatattcgagaaaaacgcgtttctgggtaaaggcgacgctataggttgccgcttcacgtttttagctgccaaatctacaattttgcgaattttactataaaccaagcggcattttattcagaaaggatagtactttcgggaagcgcaataaaaaatcgatttctcggcTGCCTAGTCCCTTAACGGGCGGCCTACCCGGGACCGCAGGccgctcgcagcgaggaaggAAAAAAGCACAGGGTAGAACTATCAGTGACAGCTAATCGTAACTAAATTTACAATGAAATCGACTGAGAACACCCCTGCTCTAATTACACCATTGATTTGTCTCCGTACGACATGCCGTGAATAGACAAACCAAGTAGAGGGAGACGCGCTGCTTTGGGGGGAATTTGCGTTTTCCTCTCCATTCCGTTGTTCGTTAAAAATCATTGAATGGCCATTCAGCGAGCCAAATCGTTGACGTATGTAACTCGCCCCTTTGCCGGTAGAAAAAAAACTCCCGCTCGTcgcattttatttcattatggTAGTTGAATGACGCTTGATTGATCGCGGCGCGTTTGTCAGTCGAATCCCCTCGAACCGATCGAACTTCCGAGTTCCTCGGTACTTCGACTTTTCTATGAACGAGTGTTGCCGTGAATCAAGCTCGCAAGTCCTCGCCCTT is a window encoding:
- the LOC143366696 gene encoding uncharacterized protein LOC143366696; this encodes MKRKAYRSFLLLDRRSNATSDGDKEDASSRCSQPRSNYREIIGLPLEAGAYRGKVLGIREHPSEHLRRPFISVGDHRWNGDANRGKKVDEFDEKVRKRLHPCGLARIINVSRWETRSSTVLLVRLHAPAYWKARRVLEACLQRSSKAYRSRAFPISPYKQRGCTLGSDRWSLLHNLGDNQRSSHAQAEIMLGKMHNC